In Candidatus Methylomirabilota bacterium, the genomic window CTCTCGACGCTGCTGGACGCCGGCATCCCGCTCGACCGTGCCCTCACGATCCTCGCCGACCTCTCGGTCAGTGACCGTTTGCGCGTCATCGTCCAGGATGTCGCCCAGAGCGTCCGGACCGGCTCGACGCTGGCGGACGCCCTGAGCCGCCATCACCCTCGCCCCTTCTCGCGCCTGTACATCAACACCGTGCGGGCCGGCGAGAAGGGCGGCGTTCTCGAAGTGGCGCTCCGGCGACTCGCCGAACACCTGGAGGCGACCCGGGAGCTCCGGGAGGCGCTGGTATCGGCGGCCATTTATCCGGCGTTGCTGCTCACGGTCGGCGTCGGGGCCGTGATCTTCCTGATGACGTTCGTGCTCCCGCGCTTCGCCGTCATTTTCAAGGATCTGGGCCAGGGATTACCCCTGCCCACCCAGATCCTCCTCGGCGTGAGCGAGTGGCTGGTAGCGTAC contains:
- a CDS encoding type II secretion system F family protein; the protein is MPVFSYTAADRAGRTIDGVMEAHDPQGVVERLHREEYFPIRVEPADSGPRLSRLTLLLAAPRRVPARDLLTFTQQLSTLLDAGIPLDRALTILADLSVSDRLRVIVQDVAQSVRTGSTLADALSRHHPRPFSRLYINTVRAGEKGGVLEVALRRLAEHLEATRELREALVSAAIYPALLLTVGVGAVIFLMTFVLPRFAVIFKDLGQGLPLPTQILLGVSEWLVAYWWVLVLLAMAGLLSWQLITRSDAGRLAVDRWLLTLPAVGNLLRKI